The Roseovarius indicus genome has a segment encoding these proteins:
- a CDS encoding acetyl-CoA acetyltransferase: MSDLRGAISVAGIGNTNRWNAPGRTAFDQLQEATFLALEDAGLSLKDVDALYCAHSTSGLPVLNAAERLGVAGQLRHADGTMVGGASFLFHLRSAMSALATGQCDVALVCYGSNQRSAGGKLAPMPDPQPFEAPYKPRYPLSSYALAAGRHMHDYGTTREDLARVAVAAREWARMNPAAFEREELTADDVLSARMVNDPLTKADCCLVTDGGAAIVLTRTDRARDLRQPPVPVLGSGIAVSHRQIASMPSLSETAAKHSGAAAMAQAGVRPEDIDHVMVYDAFTICTLMFLEDLGFCPKGEGGAFVSSGAIAPGGSLPVNTNGGGLSCNHPGMYGLFTLIEAVLQLRGQAGARQVDGAEIALAHANGGVLSSQATAILGTEAAL, encoded by the coding sequence ATGAGCGATCTGCGCGGCGCCATTTCCGTGGCCGGAATCGGCAACACCAATCGCTGGAATGCGCCCGGGCGAACGGCCTTCGACCAGTTGCAGGAGGCCACCTTCCTTGCGCTGGAAGACGCCGGCCTCTCCCTGAAAGACGTGGATGCGCTCTATTGCGCGCACTCCACCAGCGGGCTGCCGGTTCTCAACGCTGCCGAACGCCTTGGTGTCGCGGGGCAACTGCGACATGCCGACGGCACGATGGTGGGTGGGGCTTCATTCCTGTTTCACCTGCGCTCTGCCATGTCGGCGCTCGCGACCGGCCAGTGCGACGTGGCGCTCGTATGTTACGGCTCCAACCAGCGCAGCGCTGGCGGCAAGCTTGCCCCTATGCCGGACCCGCAGCCCTTCGAAGCGCCCTACAAGCCACGTTACCCGCTTTCGAGCTACGCGTTGGCTGCGGGACGGCATATGCATGACTATGGCACCACGCGCGAGGACCTGGCCCGGGTGGCCGTGGCCGCGCGCGAATGGGCACGTATGAACCCCGCCGCCTTCGAACGGGAAGAATTGACCGCCGATGACGTTTTGTCGGCTCGCATGGTGAACGACCCGCTGACCAAGGCGGATTGCTGCCTTGTCACCGATGGCGGCGCTGCCATCGTTCTGACCCGGACGGACAGGGCCCGTGATTTGCGCCAGCCACCCGTGCCGGTGCTGGGCAGCGGTATCGCCGTGAGCCATCGCCAGATAGCATCTATGCCCTCTCTCTCAGAGACCGCGGCGAAACACTCCGGTGCAGCGGCCATGGCCCAGGCGGGCGTGCGGCCCGAGGATATCGACCACGTAATGGTCTACGACGCCTTCACCATCTGCACGCTGATGTTCCTCGAAGATCTCGGGTTCTGCCCAAAGGGCGAAGGCGGGGCCTTCGTGTCCTCAGGCGCCATCGCACCGGGCGGCAGCCTGCCGGTGAACACGAACGGCGGGGGCCTGAGCTGCAACCACCCCGGTATGTATGGGCTTTTCACATTAATCGAAGCGGTGCTTCAACTACGCGGACAGGCCGGTGCGCGACAGGTCGATGGCGCCGAAATTGCGCTCGCACATGCCAATGGCGGTGTTCTTTCCAGCCAGGCCACCGCCATTCTGGGCACGGAGGCTGCGCTTTGA
- a CDS encoding FAD-binding oxidoreductase, which translates to MLDTTDFLTSLQTVVGEAHVLTADDQVAGFLIDVRRRYEGDALCIVEPGSTAEVSDVVRLCARHRIPITPIGGNTGLVGSAAVVARKSESGEIIKGIGLSMRRMNRIREISPLAETITVEAGCVLQSIQDAAEAEDMQFPLSLSAEGSCQIGGNIATNAGGTAALRFGVTRNLVLGLEVVLPSGEIISRLSGLRKNNTGYDLKQLFIGSEGTLGIITAAVLRIFPRPLSRETALVAVDSVDAGLKILRRMKAAFGERVTAAEITEADYMRLVLEQMQGTRLPFEALPTWSLLLEVSDTREDTDLAALMQETLVKALEDELAQDVVIAQNDRQAEEFWFLRHAVSDAIRHSGPNMSHDSSVPLMCQEDYVEMTRERILEAFPDSRPLYVGHLGDGNMHLVVLFAQGRFPHPDDYNKVSGELDQIIDDVVSELQGGVTAEHGIGLSYRARLARAVGPEEIAIMRGIKRVFDPDNIMNPGKLFLGD; encoded by the coding sequence ATGTTGGACACGACCGATTTTTTGACCTCGCTGCAAACCGTGGTGGGCGAAGCCCACGTCCTCACGGCAGACGACCAGGTCGCGGGTTTTCTCATCGACGTGCGGAGGCGTTACGAAGGCGACGCTCTCTGCATCGTCGAGCCCGGCTCGACCGCAGAGGTAAGCGACGTGGTTCGGTTGTGTGCCCGGCACCGTATCCCGATCACCCCCATCGGCGGCAATACCGGCCTTGTCGGTAGTGCCGCCGTTGTGGCAAGAAAATCCGAAAGCGGAGAGATCATTAAGGGCATCGGCCTGTCGATGCGCCGGATGAACAGGATCCGCGAGATTTCTCCGTTGGCGGAAACCATCACCGTCGAGGCGGGTTGCGTTCTTCAATCCATTCAGGACGCGGCCGAGGCAGAAGACATGCAGTTTCCCCTCAGCCTCAGCGCCGAGGGGAGCTGCCAGATCGGCGGGAACATCGCCACGAACGCGGGCGGCACGGCCGCGCTGCGCTTCGGGGTCACGCGCAATCTGGTTCTCGGGCTGGAAGTGGTGCTGCCTTCGGGCGAAATCATCAGCAGGCTGTCCGGCCTGCGCAAGAACAATACCGGGTATGACCTCAAGCAGCTTTTCATCGGCTCGGAGGGCACGCTCGGAATTATCACTGCCGCAGTTCTGCGCATTTTCCCGCGGCCGCTAAGCCGCGAAACGGCGCTGGTCGCGGTCGACTCGGTCGACGCCGGTCTCAAGATCCTTCGACGGATGAAGGCGGCATTCGGCGAGCGCGTCACCGCAGCCGAGATCACCGAAGCCGACTACATGCGCCTTGTACTGGAGCAGATGCAGGGCACGCGGCTTCCGTTCGAGGCCCTGCCAACATGGTCCTTGCTGCTCGAGGTTTCCGACACGCGCGAAGACACCGATCTTGCAGCCTTGATGCAGGAGACGCTGGTCAAGGCGCTGGAAGACGAACTGGCGCAGGACGTTGTCATCGCCCAGAACGACCGCCAGGCAGAGGAGTTCTGGTTCCTCCGCCACGCGGTGTCCGACGCGATCCGCCATTCCGGGCCGAACATGTCGCATGACAGCTCAGTGCCGCTGATGTGTCAGGAGGATTACGTCGAGATGACCCGAGAGCGGATCCTCGAGGCGTTCCCGGACTCGCGCCCGCTCTACGTCGGCCACCTCGGCGACGGCAACATGCACCTCGTGGTGCTCTTCGCCCAGGGCAGGTTCCCCCATCCCGATGACTACAACAAGGTTTCGGGCGAACTGGACCAGATCATCGACGACGTCGTCTCGGAACTGCAGGGCGGTGTCACCGCGGAACACGGGATCGGTCTGAGTTACCGCGCGCGACTTGCCCGGGCCGTCGGCCCCGAAGAGATTGCTATCATGCGCGGGATCAAGCGGGTCTTCGATCCGGATAACATCATGAATCCAGGCAAACTCTTTCTCGGTGACTGA
- a CDS encoding MaoC/PaaZ C-terminal domain-containing protein: MPLNPDYLMSLDRDEIVQEWSWKDAAIYALGLGYGDDPLDKRQLRFLDHAQQMQAMPAMVNVLGYDGAWLRDEKTGVDYLKVVHGEQAMRMHGPLPVEGRIRAKTRIVELVDKGPGKGALIVTEREISDAETGEPIASVNHNVFCRGAGGFGGSARQSVTMERPPERAPDGTVSVSTPPQLALIYRLSGDLNPLHSDPTVARKAGFERPILHGLSTFGIACRGMMDALCDADGSRVKSLAGRFSAPVYPGETLSIDYWTESPGKAAFEMRVPEREATVLGSGRFDYMMEA; this comes from the coding sequence ATGCCACTTAACCCCGACTACCTGATGTCGCTCGATCGCGACGAGATCGTACAGGAGTGGTCCTGGAAGGACGCCGCGATCTATGCGCTCGGCCTCGGTTATGGCGACGACCCGCTCGACAAGCGGCAATTGCGTTTTCTTGACCATGCTCAGCAAATGCAGGCCATGCCGGCCATGGTCAACGTACTGGGCTATGACGGTGCCTGGCTGCGGGACGAGAAGACCGGCGTGGATTACCTCAAGGTCGTTCATGGCGAACAGGCCATGCGCATGCATGGCCCCCTGCCCGTCGAGGGCCGCATCCGGGCAAAGACGCGGATCGTTGAACTGGTGGACAAGGGCCCCGGCAAGGGCGCGCTGATCGTGACCGAACGCGAGATTTCCGACGCCGAAACGGGCGAGCCCATCGCCAGCGTCAATCACAATGTTTTCTGCCGCGGGGCCGGCGGGTTCGGCGGCAGCGCCCGGCAGAGCGTGACGATGGAAAGGCCGCCAGAACGCGCTCCGGACGGCACGGTCAGCGTGTCCACGCCGCCGCAACTGGCGCTGATTTACCGGCTTTCGGGCGATCTCAACCCGCTGCATTCCGACCCCACCGTCGCGCGCAAGGCCGGGTTCGAAAGACCTATTCTGCATGGGCTGTCCACCTTCGGCATCGCGTGCCGGGGCATGATGGATGCGCTGTGCGACGCGGATGGCTCGCGAGTTAAGAGCTTGGCGGGACGTTTCTCGGCGCCGGTCTACCCCGGGGAGACCCTGAGCATCGACTACTGGACGGAAAGCCCCGGCAAGGCCGCCTTCGAAATGCGCGTACCGGAGCGTGAGGCCACCGTTCTTGGAAGCGGGCGTTTCGATTACATGATGGAGGCGTAA
- a CDS encoding alpha-hydroxy acid oxidase — MTDRKTTSFLDCREARAQARRRLPRGVFEYIDRGTEAETAMSHNRARFDALRVVPRVLTGGAARDLSADYLGTHRELPFIMAPTAFSGMVRHRGDIALSRAARSLGLPFCVATEGLLSIDEIAAASPAEHWFQIYLWTGEENWRPLLARARDAGVEILVMTIDTPVYPKRTFNQHNGFGLPLRYGPRNIADVLSRPLWAADVLGRALVRGGLPRFAHHPRAAEATITGRDVPPMTHQAGLNWDHVAKVRAAWKGKLLLKGILHPDDARRAVSEGADGVIVSSHGMRNLDISVAPLDMLPALRKALGDKTTLLADSGVQRGSDVFKLLHADADAVLLGRAMLYGLASGGQAGVQAMVDILADELDRTMAMCGCRTLADIRQASVERDYIGK; from the coding sequence GTGACTGACCGGAAAACGACGTCCTTTCTGGATTGCCGGGAAGCGCGGGCACAGGCCCGGCGGCGCCTGCCACGGGGTGTTTTCGAATACATCGATCGGGGGACCGAAGCTGAGACGGCCATGTCTCACAACCGCGCGCGGTTCGACGCGCTGCGCGTGGTGCCCCGGGTTCTTACTGGCGGGGCGGCGCGTGATCTGTCGGCGGATTACCTGGGAACGCACCGAGAGCTCCCCTTCATCATGGCGCCCACTGCCTTTTCGGGCATGGTCCGCCACAGGGGCGACATCGCGCTCAGCCGGGCCGCGCGCAGCCTCGGCCTGCCGTTCTGCGTCGCCACCGAAGGCCTTCTATCGATAGACGAAATTGCCGCGGCTTCCCCTGCCGAGCATTGGTTTCAGATCTACCTCTGGACAGGCGAGGAAAACTGGCGGCCATTGCTGGCACGAGCCCGGGATGCAGGCGTCGAAATACTGGTGATGACGATCGACACACCAGTATATCCCAAGCGGACATTCAACCAGCACAACGGCTTCGGTCTGCCGCTGCGATACGGGCCGCGCAACATTGCCGATGTGCTGTCACGCCCCCTATGGGCCGCGGACGTTCTCGGGCGCGCCTTGGTCAGAGGTGGCTTGCCACGGTTCGCCCATCACCCCCGCGCCGCGGAGGCAACCATTACCGGGCGTGATGTGCCGCCGATGACCCACCAGGCAGGTCTGAACTGGGATCACGTGGCCAAGGTCCGCGCGGCCTGGAAGGGAAAGCTACTTCTGAAGGGAATCCTACACCCCGACGATGCCCGGCGCGCGGTTTCCGAAGGGGCCGACGGGGTCATCGTGTCAAGCCATGGCATGCGAAACCTCGACATTTCCGTCGCGCCGCTCGACATGCTGCCCGCGCTGCGGAAGGCCCTGGGCGACAAGACGACACTCCTTGCCGATAGCGGGGTGCAGCGGGGCAGCGATGTCTTCAAGCTGCTCCATGCGGACGCGGATGCCGTCCTGTTGGGGCGGGCGATGCTCTATGGCCTGGCAAGTGGCGGGCAGGCCGGTGTGCAGGCGATGGTTGATATCCTTGCCGACGAACTGGACCGAACCATGGCGATGTGCGGATGCCGAACGCTCGCAGACATTCGCCAAGCTTCCGTCGAACGCGATTACATTGGCAAATAA
- a CDS encoding NAD-dependent epimerase/dehydratase family protein, whose protein sequence is MAQPHVLIAGASGVIGRAAVARFASAGWKVTALSRRDPKLDCTYAHLPVDLTNSTACVEAIAGLDPVTHLVYAAVYEEPDLVNGWRSAAQMETNRAMLENLLEPLGMSGSLSHVSAFQGTKAYGVHIRPFPVPARESWPRHDHENFYWLQEDLLRAAAEKAGFGFTIWRPQVVFGDAIGAVMNVLPVIGAFSALEAAQGRPLCFTGGPDYVLEAVDAGLIAGALFWAAEAETARNEIFNITNGDVFAWRNVWPAIAEALGATPGSDAPQRLADTLPPRAEEWRALARLEGLACEDLGALMGRSHHYADFIFATGAKRPPAPVIVSTIKLRKAGFGGCVDSEDMFRKLIRQLQDRNVLPSRERIERLSNGRTP, encoded by the coding sequence ATGGCGCAACCGCACGTCCTGATCGCGGGTGCCTCAGGGGTCATCGGCCGGGCGGCCGTTGCCCGTTTCGCGTCCGCCGGCTGGAAGGTCACGGCGCTCTCGCGGCGCGATCCAAAACTGGACTGCACCTACGCCCATCTTCCCGTCGACCTGACCAATTCCACCGCATGCGTCGAGGCCATCGCCGGCCTCGATCCCGTCACTCACCTCGTGTATGCCGCCGTCTACGAGGAACCGGATCTCGTAAACGGCTGGCGCTCGGCGGCGCAGATGGAAACCAACCGTGCCATGCTGGAAAATCTGCTCGAACCGCTCGGCATGTCGGGCTCGCTTTCCCACGTCTCGGCCTTTCAAGGCACAAAGGCCTACGGCGTTCATATCCGCCCCTTCCCTGTTCCCGCCCGTGAAAGCTGGCCGCGCCATGACCATGAGAATTTCTATTGGCTTCAGGAAGACCTGCTGCGGGCCGCGGCCGAGAAAGCGGGTTTCGGGTTCACTATCTGGCGGCCCCAAGTTGTCTTTGGCGATGCCATCGGCGCAGTTATGAACGTGCTGCCGGTGATTGGTGCCTTTTCCGCGCTGGAAGCTGCGCAGGGGCGGCCGCTTTGCTTCACCGGCGGGCCGGATTACGTGCTGGAAGCGGTGGATGCCGGGCTTATCGCCGGGGCGTTGTTCTGGGCCGCCGAAGCTGAAACCGCAAGAAACGAGATATTCAACATCACCAATGGCGATGTCTTCGCGTGGCGCAACGTCTGGCCCGCCATCGCCGAGGCACTCGGTGCTACGCCCGGCTCTGACGCGCCGCAGCGTCTGGCCGATACCCTTCCGCCGCGGGCGGAAGAGTGGCGCGCGCTTGCCCGGTTGGAGGGGCTGGCCTGTGAAGACCTCGGCGCGCTCATGGGCCGCTCCCATCACTATGCCGATTTCATTTTCGCGACCGGCGCCAAGCGCCCGCCTGCGCCAGTGATCGTTTCGACCATCAAGCTCCGCAAGGCGGGCTTTGGCGGCTGTGTCGATAGCGAAGACATGTTCCGCAAGCTGATCCGTCAGTTGCAGGACCGCAACGTTCTGCCTTCGCGCGAGCGTATCGAAAGACTCAGCAACGGGAGGACGCCATGA
- a CDS encoding cyclase family protein has product MTEQRWKNRPEGSNWGDFGPDDQIGRMNLLTPEARLRGAREIREGRSFCLSLPLDYPGGNVLFPLRKEPVFHHEKRGDGHNFNFDLSGVSPCYCDVISDDAVTLYTQYSTQWDALAHVGMRFDADGDGVAEKVYYNGYRGGSDIVGPDEGDDHGAAALGIENLAACGVQGRGVMVDLERAYGRDRKLIDYDALMKAMDGMDVEVESGDFLCLNTGFADLVLSMNKQPDGEVLANACAVLDGRDERLLNWVTDSGIVAICADNFAVEAYPSRVPDEERFPALPLHNHCLFKLGIHLGELWHFGELAAWLSENQRSAFFLTAPPLRLPGSVGSPVTPIAMV; this is encoded by the coding sequence ATGACAGAACAACGCTGGAAAAACCGGCCCGAAGGATCAAACTGGGGGGATTTCGGCCCGGATGATCAGATCGGCCGGATGAATCTGCTCACGCCCGAGGCGCGGCTGCGCGGTGCCCGCGAGATCCGCGAAGGGCGGTCATTCTGCCTGTCGCTTCCACTGGACTATCCGGGCGGCAACGTGCTTTTCCCCCTCCGCAAGGAACCCGTCTTCCACCATGAAAAACGAGGGGACGGTCATAATTTCAACTTCGATCTATCGGGCGTTTCACCTTGTTATTGCGACGTAATATCCGATGACGCGGTAACGCTGTACACCCAGTATTCAACGCAATGGGATGCACTTGCTCACGTCGGCATGCGATTTGATGCCGACGGCGACGGTGTGGCCGAGAAGGTCTATTACAACGGTTATCGCGGCGGTAGCGATATCGTCGGGCCCGATGAGGGGGACGATCACGGAGCCGCGGCCCTCGGCATCGAGAACCTGGCGGCCTGTGGTGTGCAGGGTCGCGGCGTGATGGTCGACCTTGAGAGAGCTTACGGACGCGATCGTAAACTGATCGACTACGACGCCCTCATGAAAGCCATGGACGGCATGGATGTCGAGGTGGAATCAGGGGACTTTCTTTGCCTCAACACTGGCTTTGCCGACCTTGTTCTGTCGATGAACAAACAGCCAGACGGAGAGGTTCTGGCCAATGCCTGCGCCGTGCTTGACGGCAGGGATGAGCGGCTGCTCAACTGGGTCACTGACAGTGGTATCGTGGCTATCTGTGCAGACAATTTCGCAGTTGAGGCCTACCCATCGCGTGTGCCAGATGAAGAACGTTTCCCGGCGTTGCCGTTGCACAACCACTGTCTTTTCAAACTCGGCATCCACCTTGGTGAGTTGTGGCATTTCGGGGAACTTGCCGCATGGCTGAGTGAAAACCAACGTTCAGCCTTCTTCCTTACAGCCCCGCCATTGCGCCTGCCAGGTTCGGTGGGCTCGCCGGTGACACCGATCGCGATGGTGTGA
- a CDS encoding acyl-CoA dehydrogenase family protein, with translation MNFDLSDDQKALKETARKFVQAELPDLAREIDDTAEPVSHDWLKRYGDMGFLGVNTREEYGGLGLSHLDAFLVMEEFAKVSVGVAFPVFECCAGPVRIVEALGHPDLAARVVPQAAAGELLVAISMSEPDAGTALTDLRTTARLDGQEVVINGAKRWCSGAGHSDGYVVFCRFDGIQGAKGVGAVFVDRDTEGLSFGPQEKLMGFRGVSSADMNFDEVRVPREHVIVEAGGFGKLMGLFNIERLGNATMALGTASGALEMVTQYVQERHQFGKPIVDFQAVQIKLAEMAVKVEATRLMIHRAAANAETGLPDSQQAAMAKCMANEMTREVTTTAMQLMGGYGYAKEYGMERRVRDSFGWGIAGGSIDIQKINIAAGLIGRRFSQRG, from the coding sequence ATGAATTTCGACCTCTCTGACGATCAGAAAGCCTTGAAGGAAACCGCGCGCAAGTTCGTGCAGGCCGAACTGCCGGACCTTGCGCGGGAGATAGACGACACGGCCGAGCCGGTGAGCCATGATTGGCTCAAACGCTACGGTGACATGGGCTTCCTGGGGGTAAACACGCGGGAGGAATATGGCGGACTGGGCCTGTCGCATCTCGATGCCTTTCTCGTCATGGAAGAATTCGCCAAGGTCTCGGTCGGGGTGGCCTTTCCTGTCTTCGAATGCTGCGCCGGGCCGGTCCGCATCGTCGAGGCGCTTGGGCATCCGGATCTTGCCGCGCGTGTTGTGCCTCAGGCGGCCGCAGGCGAGTTGCTGGTGGCTATCTCCATGTCGGAACCCGACGCGGGCACGGCCCTGACAGATCTCCGAACCACGGCCCGTTTGGATGGCCAAGAGGTCGTCATCAACGGCGCCAAGCGCTGGTGCTCGGGTGCAGGCCATTCGGATGGATATGTCGTTTTCTGCAGGTTCGACGGCATCCAGGGCGCCAAGGGCGTGGGAGCAGTTTTCGTCGATCGCGATACGGAGGGGCTCAGCTTCGGCCCGCAAGAAAAGCTTATGGGCTTCCGCGGCGTATCCTCGGCCGATATGAATTTCGACGAAGTTCGGGTGCCACGCGAACACGTGATCGTAGAGGCTGGCGGATTCGGCAAGCTGATGGGTCTTTTCAACATCGAGCGGCTGGGCAATGCCACCATGGCGCTCGGCACCGCGTCGGGGGCGCTCGAGATGGTGACTCAATACGTTCAGGAACGCCATCAGTTCGGCAAGCCGATCGTCGACTTTCAGGCGGTACAGATCAAACTGGCCGAAATGGCCGTAAAGGTAGAGGCCACGCGGCTGATGATCCATCGTGCCGCAGCCAACGCCGAGACTGGCCTGCCCGACAGCCAGCAAGCCGCCATGGCCAAATGCATGGCCAACGAGATGACGCGGGAAGTGACAACCACCGCGATGCAACTCATGGGAGGGTACGGCTACGCGAAGGAATACGGAATGGAACGCCGCGTGAGGGACAGCTTTGGCTGGGGCATCGCCGGCGGGTCGATCGACATTCAGAAGATCAATATTGCCGCCGGGCTTATCGGTCGACGCTTCAGTCAGAGGGGATGA
- a CDS encoding Zn-ribbon domain-containing OB-fold protein, producing the protein MSTTDPRFDGAGPETRWTDLLESGVFAIQTCGACNASQFPPVATCQACGAPEPALVPASGPGTVYATTTVRARDGAYDVSIIELDEGPRIMSRVEGVTAEEVQIGQRVTARVDTGGETLVVVFDRAEERA; encoded by the coding sequence ATGAGCACGACAGACCCCAGATTCGACGGGGCCGGCCCCGAGACACGCTGGACAGACCTTCTTGAAAGCGGCGTGTTCGCCATCCAGACCTGCGGCGCCTGCAATGCATCCCAGTTTCCGCCCGTGGCTACCTGTCAGGCTTGCGGTGCCCCCGAGCCTGCCCTCGTGCCCGCCAGCGGCCCGGGCACCGTGTATGCCACGACGACCGTGCGCGCTCGCGACGGCGCCTATGACGTGTCAATCATCGAACTCGACGAAGGCCCGCGCATCATGAGCCGGGTGGAAGGCGTGACCGCGGAGGAAGTACAGATCGGACAGCGCGTCACTGCCCGTGTCGACACAGGTGGCGAAACACTCGTGGTCGTCTTCGATCGCGCGGAGGAGCGGGCATGA
- a CDS encoding SDR family oxidoreductase produces the protein MTGVLEGKTAIVTGAGQGVGKAIAEGLAREGANVVVNDIGVTLTGEAENAGAADAVAQGIRSNGGQAVGSTASVSEWDGVQQMMQSAMDNFGGLDLVVNNAGILRDAIFHKMDPDQFRAVIDVHLMGSFYLSRAAAGVFRNQNGGAMVHMTSTAGLIGNFGQANYMAAKMGIVGLSRAIAMDMQRYNVRSNCIAPFAWSRMVSSIPTETEADKDRVAKLKRMTPEKIAPLVAFLGSDAAAGISGQIFSARNNEIYLFSQPRPVRSLHRGDGWTAESIAEMASAFRPHLTPLERSADVISWDPV, from the coding sequence ATGACAGGGGTTCTGGAAGGAAAAACCGCAATCGTCACAGGCGCGGGGCAAGGCGTGGGCAAGGCCATTGCCGAAGGCCTCGCCAGAGAAGGCGCCAATGTGGTTGTCAACGATATCGGTGTGACCCTCACCGGCGAAGCCGAGAACGCCGGCGCCGCCGACGCGGTGGCCCAAGGCATCCGGTCCAACGGAGGCCAGGCGGTCGGCTCCACGGCATCGGTCAGCGAATGGGACGGCGTTCAGCAGATGATGCAATCTGCGATGGACAATTTCGGCGGGCTCGACCTCGTGGTGAACAATGCCGGTATCCTGCGTGACGCAATCTTCCACAAGATGGATCCCGACCAGTTCCGCGCCGTGATCGATGTACACCTGATGGGAAGCTTTTACCTCAGCCGGGCCGCAGCGGGAGTCTTCCGCAACCAGAACGGCGGCGCCATGGTTCACATGACGTCCACGGCCGGGCTGATCGGCAATTTCGGTCAGGCCAACTACATGGCCGCCAAGATGGGCATCGTGGGCCTGTCGCGGGCCATCGCGATGGACATGCAGCGGTACAACGTGCGCTCGAACTGCATCGCGCCTTTCGCATGGTCGCGCATGGTCAGTTCCATTCCCACCGAGACGGAAGCCGACAAGGATCGTGTCGCCAAGCTGAAGCGGATGACCCCCGAGAAGATTGCACCGCTTGTAGCCTTCCTCGGCTCAGACGCGGCGGCAGGAATTTCGGGCCAGATCTTTTCGGCCCGCAACAATGAGATCTACCTCTTTTCCCAGCCGCGCCCGGTACGCAGCCTGCACCGCGGCGATGGCTGGACGGCAGAGAGCATTGCCGAGATGGCATCTGCGTTCCGGCCGCATCTCACCCCGCTCGAACGCTCCGCGGATGTCATCTCGTGGGATCCGGTCTGA
- a CDS encoding ABC transporter substrate-binding protein, translated as MSKLLKPSRRAVLHGLSTGAMALAAPAVFTGRAFAQDSKITVTSWGGSYHEMVQTNFVEPFTAETGIEVQLVDNGDMAKVKAQVLSNSVTWDVIDAPAAFATSGAKQDLWEELDPELVNMSGLVEAPNPYYMPLYLYSGGLLWNTERHPDGQHPVDFAGFYDVEQFPGRRCMRSLAPETLEAALVADGVAPEDLYPLDVERAFAKLDELKPHVSTFASSTPEQVSSVTQNEADFSYSYYNRVNSARQGGAALDFSFDQTNNSLDFFAIPKGSPNKEAAMRFIEFCMRPEQQKAWSLAGFYVPNRMSVLEEIRNSDQGGYLPDLGNGRNVVIDPAWWGDNYDAVQRRYAEWMIS; from the coding sequence ATGTCGAAACTTCTTAAGCCCTCCCGCCGCGCGGTTCTGCACGGTCTGTCAACCGGGGCAATGGCGCTGGCCGCTCCGGCCGTTTTCACCGGCCGTGCCTTCGCACAGGACAGCAAGATCACCGTAACCTCGTGGGGCGGCAGCTACCACGAGATGGTGCAGACCAACTTCGTCGAGCCGTTCACGGCCGAGACGGGTATCGAGGTGCAGCTGGTCGACAATGGCGACATGGCAAAGGTCAAGGCGCAGGTTCTGAGCAACTCCGTGACCTGGGACGTGATCGACGCGCCGGCCGCTTTCGCAACCTCCGGTGCCAAGCAGGACCTCTGGGAAGAGCTCGACCCCGAGCTGGTCAACATGTCCGGCCTGGTCGAAGCGCCGAACCCCTATTACATGCCGCTCTACCTCTACAGCGGCGGTCTTCTCTGGAACACCGAACGTCACCCCGACGGCCAGCACCCGGTCGATTTCGCGGGCTTCTACGATGTCGAGCAATTCCCGGGACGCCGCTGCATGCGGTCGCTGGCACCTGAAACTCTGGAAGCGGCGCTTGTCGCGGACGGCGTGGCGCCGGAAGACCTCTACCCGCTGGACGTCGAGCGCGCCTTCGCCAAGCTTGACGAGCTGAAGCCGCATGTCTCGACCTTTGCCAGCTCGACCCCGGAACAGGTGTCGTCGGTCACCCAGAACGAGGCGGACTTCTCCTACAGCTACTACAACCGCGTGAACTCTGCGCGGCAGGGCGGCGCGGCGCTGGACTTCTCGTTCGACCAGACGAACAACTCGCTCGACTTCTTCGCCATCCCGAAAGGCTCGCCCAACAAGGAAGCCGCCATGCGGTTCATTGAATTCTGCATGCGCCCCGAACAACAGAAGGCATGGTCGCTTGCGGGCTTCTACGTGCCGAACCGTATGTCGGTGCTGGAAGAAATCCGGAACAGCGATCAAGGCGGCTACCTGCCGGATCTCGGCAACGGCCGCAATGTCGTTATCGACCCAGCTTGGTGGGGCGACAACTACGACGCCGTTCAGCGCCGGTACGCCGAGTGGATGATCAGCTAA